The genome window GCCGTAGTTACCGATGAGCGGGTAGGTGAGAGTGACGATCTGATTGGCATAGGAGGGATCGGTAAGGATCTCCTGATAACCGGTCATGCCGGTATTAAAAACGACCTCGCCTGTGGTGTATCCACATGCTCCCAACGATTCGCCTTCAAAAACGGTTCCATCCTCAAGAACAAGTATCGCTTTACTCATAGCTTTCTTTCCTTCAATATTCCTTTTCTAAGATAGCTCTCCATAGACACGCTCTCCCTGTATAAAAGTGGCTACGACATTGAGGCGTTCCCATTCCGAAAGAGGAACTTTCATGGGGTTTTCAGAAAGAATAACGAAATCGGCCCATTTCCCGGCAGAGAGAGTACCGCGATCATCATCGGTGCGGGTCGCGTAGGCAGGGCTAGCGGTATAGGCGTAAAGGGCGACTTCGACCGGGACCCTCTCTTGTTCATTGAGAACGAGGCCGGAAGGAGTTTTGCGTTCCATGGCAGCATGTATGCCATCGAGAGGAGCGCCGGGAACGACAGGGCAATCTGAGCTGAAAGCTTGTGCCACTCCTTGGGCTTCGAGCGTTGCATAGGGGGAGAGCGCATTGGCTCGTTCCATCCCTAGAGCGGCGATATAGGCATCGCCGAGCTGTGAAAGAAATTCCGGCTGACCGATAGACCAGATCCGTTGGCGCCTCAGACGAGCGATCAGATCGGTGTTGAGGAGCATGCAGTGCTCTATTCGGTGACCAGGGCGTGGGCGCGGGTGGGCGCGTTGCGCCTTAGCATAGCAGCGCAGGACAAGATCTATGGCGGCATCGCCAATAGCGTGAGTGGCGATCTGCCAACCCTTCTGGTGAGCCGCCAGGATATAGGCTTCTAGCTCTTCAGGTGGATGAAGGAAGAGACCATAGTTGTCGGGCATGTCTTGGAAGGGCTGCGATAGGCGGCAAGTACGGGTGGTGATGGCACCGTCAGAAAAGAGCTTTGCCTGCCCAATATGGAACTGGTGCCCGCTGATATCGGGATGGTGAAAGTCATGAGGAGCGGGTGGGTTGTTTCTGGCGGAGCGCATGACATCGGCCCAGGCGATCATGCCGTTGACACGTACCTGCAGTACTTTGGTGTGCACCGCTTGGACGTAAGCCTCGATCTCTTCAGGCAGCGTATTGGCGTCGGATGCAGAGGTGATGCCGCGCTCAACGAGGTAACGGTTGGCAAGTTTTAGCGCTTCAAGCTGCTGTGCTCGCGTGGGGGGAGGGATAATCTTGTCAAGATTTTGCCAAGAGGCCGTTTCAAGGAGCACTCCGGTTGGCTCGCCGTTAGCGTCGCGTACGATGGTGCCCCCGATGGGGTCTGGGGTTTCCCTTGTAATGTTCAAAAGCTTGAGGGCGTGGCTATTGACGACGGCCGCATGACCAGAGGTATGCTCGATGCGCACCGGGCGATCGGTACAGACCTTATCCAGATCGTACCGTGTGGGATGTGCGGGCGGAGTAAGACGGTTGTGGTCATAGCGATTACCTAGAATGCATGGTGCATCCGGCTGCTCTTCGAGACGCTTGCGCAGGAGCCGAACGATATCGTCTGTCGATTTGGCTACCGAGGGAGAGAGGTCTACTTGCATGAGCGCAAGTCCTAGAGGCAGTATATGCATGTGACAGTCGAAAAAGCCTGGAAGAAGGGCCTTCCCTTGGAGGTCAATCTGTTTGGTGGTGGAACGTGCGAGAATTTTAACCTCCGATTCTCTTCCGACGGCAAGAATGCGACCATCGGAGCCGATCGCAAGAGCTTCTGCCACGGGGTTTTCCGGCTCCATCGTAAGGATAGGTCCTCCGCTAAAAACCGTTTGCGCTCTGCTAATCATGCGAATCCACCTCTATTTTTCTGCCGTTCAGCAGGGTGAAAAGAGGTTTCCCTTTCACGGTAGCTCCATGAAACGGCGTATTTTTTGACTTTGAATGGAGTTTTGTGCGGTCAACCGTCCATTCGCAATCGAGGTCAAACACCGCCACATCGGCAGGGGCATTTGGTTGCAACGTGCCGAGCTTGTGTGGGATTGACAGAATGCGCGCCGGGTTGTAGGTTAGCCGTGCGATGAGATCGTTAAGGGTGAGTTTTCCAGACAGCACGAGATGGGTATAGCCCAGGGCAAAGGCGGTCTCAAGGCCAACGATTCCGAACGGAGCTGCTTCGAACTCCGTCTCTTTCTCGTGAGCGGCATGCGGAGCATGGTCTGTAGCGATGCAGTCTATGGTACCATCAGCCAACGCCTCTTTAATCGCCTCGCAGTCCTGTGCGGTACGCAGAGGGGGGTTCATTTTGGCGTCGGTGTTGTAGCCGAGGCAGGCCTCTTCGGTGAGAGCCCAGTGATGGGGGCAGGCCTCACCGGTAACCGGCAAGCCTTTTGCTTTAGCCTGGCGCAGAATCTGAACGGTTCGTGCCGAGGAGATGTGCAGGAGGTGAAGACGGCAGCCGGTATATTCACAGAGGAGGATATTACGAGCTACCGCAATATCTTCGGCGACCCGCGGCATGCCGGCAATGCCGAGCACGGTGGAGATGTAGCCTTCGTTCATGGCGCCGTGGGCGGTTAGCGATTTGTCCTCATTATGGGTCAGCAGCGGAAGGTCGAGCATGGCACAATACTCCATCACCCTCCGCATCGTCTCGGCGCTTTGAATGGGGAAGGCGTCGTCGGAGATGGCGATGGCACCGGCCGCCTTCAGATCGGCCATCTCGGTTAGTTGGCCTCCTTCCATGCCTTTAGTGGCTGCCGCGATGGGGAACACCCTGGCCAAGCCACATCTTTCTGCCCGTTCACGAATGTAGTGGACAACCGGTGCGCTATCTATGGCTGGGTTCGTATTGGGCATGCAGCAGACAGAAGTGAACCCACCTGCGGCAGCGGCACGCGTTCCGCTTTCGATGTCCTCTTTATATTCAAAGCCAGGCTCACGCAGATGGACGTGGATATCTATAAGTCCTGGGGTTACAAGAAGACCATCCACGGGTATTACCTCATCGGCTTGGCGGGTTTCGCCTGGAGGGGTAATACCAACAATGCGACCGTCTTCAATCAGAAGGTCGCCCACGCGATCGAGGTTCTGAGAGGGGTCGAGAATGCGCCCTCCGGCCAAAATCGTTCTCAATTCAGCTCTCCTCAGATTGGGGCACGCCCATCAGTAGATAAAGCACGGCCATGCGAACGGCGATCCCGTTGGTCACCTGTTCGGTTACGGCACATTGCAATCCGCACTTGCCATCGGCGACCTCGGCAGATATCTCAACGCCTCGATTCATAGGGCCTGGGTGCAGCACAAGCACATCCGGCTTTGCGTACCGCAGGGTGGAGGCGGAGATACCGTAGAGCCGAGAGTATTCACGAAGTCCTGGAAGAAGCCCACGGTCTTGACGCTCCGTCTGAATGCGGAGGACATTCACCACATCGGCCCCTTCAAGCCCTGCACTTAGGTCGTAATAAACGCTGACTGGAAGCCGATCGACATCTTTTGGCATAAGGGTTCGCGGGCCAACAAGGCGCACTTTAGCACCGAGCTTTGTAAGCCCCCAAATGTTGGAGCGAGCGACTCGGCTATGCGCGATATCCCCCACGATGGCCACGGTTAAGTCCTCAATGGTGCCTTTGTAGTGCTGGATGGTGAAAAGGTCTAGCAACGCTTGAGTAGGATGTTCATGGCGACCATCACCGGCATTCACCACGGGGATCTGTAGGAGCTTTGCAGCAAATTCTGGGGCGCCGGCAGCGTAGTGGCGCATCACAATGCAATCGGCCTTCAAAGACTGGAGGGTCAGCAAGGTATCTTTGAGCGATTCCCCTTTCGCTACCGAGGATTGGGCGACGGCGATGTTGATGGCTTCGGCGCTCATGATTTTGGCGGCCATTTCAAAAGAGGTGCGGGTACGCGTGGAGTTTTCATAGAAGAGGGTTACCATAGCGCGGCCGCGCAGCGTGGGTACCTTTTTAACAGGGCGCTGCAAAATCTCTTTGAAGCTGGCAGCCGTCTGTAGGATATGCAGGATATCCTGTTTCGATGTTTCGCGCAGAGTCAGTAGATGACGCATACCCTAGAAGTTCCTTCCTTTGTTGCTAGACCCCTTGTCTTTGCAGGAGGACACGATCTTCGCCGTCAGTTTCGCTAAGGTGCACGGCGATATGTTCGTGCCGTGCGGTTGGCACATTTTTGCCAACGAAGTCGGGGCGAATAGGCAGTTCACGATGCCCACGATCAAGCAGTACAGCGAGTTGGATGCAGGCCGGGCGTCCCAGATCGAGGATAGCAGAGAGTGCCGCACGGACGGTTCGACCCGTGAAGAGCACATCGTCAACAAGCACGACGCGCTTTTCATTTAGGTCTACCGGTATATCGGAAGGGGCGACGGCGGGCAGGCCTTTGGGGTTTGTGCCGTAGTCATCGCGGTAGAGGCCAATGTCAAGGCGACCTACAGGAACAGAGCTTCCTTCTATCTGCTGAAGGAGTCGCGAAAGGCGCTGAGCAAGGGGAGCACCACGGGTGAGAATGCCAATGAGGACGAGGTTCTCAACACCTCGATTTCGCTCAACGATCTCATGAGCAACGCGGGTAAGGGCCCTTCGGATGTCATCGGCATCCATAAGGGGCACCGTTTGTAGATTGTTTTGGGCATCCGTCTTTGGATGTTCGCTCTCCACGGCTATCTCTCCTTGCGGAGGCGGAGCGCACGACACAGCATGCCACCATCCGCGATCTGGGGCCGGGGGAGGCGGAGAGGGTGTTGTGTCAATCCTAACCCAGCTTTTGGCCGGATGTTGTTTTCAAGGTAGGATAGAACAAACCGCACATCCCTTGTCAGCCTCACCGGACCGACTTAAAGGTTCACGCTTTTTCTGCCTACTTTCGTAAGCGTCCCCATCATTCTACCGCAAGACATGCGTGCCATGCAAGCCCTCTTGTAGGTTTTGGGGCAAAAAATAGAGGAGTGTGATCTCTGTGAACGGAGGGGAGTGAGATCGCAAAATAGCTGAAAGTCGCCAATCTGGTAACTGCGATAAGGAAAGATGTGTTCGAATGAGGTTTCGATGTGATCCTGTGGCCTAGGCAACGGCTACGAGGCGGACATCCTTGTCTTGGTTTTAGGGCTTTCAGTGGTAAGATGATTGCGTAACTATTGGCAAACGAGAAAGGGGGTGAGGTTGTGAGCGAGCCGATTGATCAGCGGACACGACTGACGCATCTGGTGCGTTGTGCCGGTTGAGCCAGCAAGATTGGGGCAGACCAGCTCGCGCAGGTGCTGCGCGAACTGCCTCCATCCGTCTCTCAAGCGCTGCTGGTTGGGTTCGAGACGGCGGATGATGCCGGCGTCTATCGGCTAAACGAAACAACAGCGCTGGTACAGACGGTAGACTTTTTTACGCCGATCGTGGACGACCCGCGTTGGTTTGGGGCTATCGCCGCAGCCAACTCCCTTTCCGATGTCTATGCGATGGGCGGTGAGCCGATCACGGCCCTCAATATTCTGTGTTATCCCGTTCGGGAACGCCCTGCCGAAGAGCTTCGTGCCATCTTGGAGGCCGGTGCAGAGAAGGCTCGTGAGGCAGGGGTAGTGCTGTTAGGTGGGCATAGTGTGGAAGACACTGAGCCGAAGTTTGGCATGGCCGTTACAGGTCTGGTACATCCTGAACACATCGCCACGAATGCCGGAGCGCGTCCCGGGGATGTTATTGTGCTGACCAAGCCACTGGGGACAGGAATCATCACTACGGCGGCTAAGTTTGACGAATGCCCAACGGATGTGCTCGAAGCGGCCTGTCAAAGCATGGCCATGCTCAACAGAGGAGCGGCAGCGGCCATGCGCTCTTTGGGAATAGGTGCAGACCTACCGGTGCACGCGGCGACCGACATCACGGGCTATGGATTGCTGGGGCACCTGTTCCAGATGGCAAGGGCAAGTCGCGTTGGCATGGAGCTGGAGAGTTCGGCGCTTCCTCTCCTACCAGAGGTAGAGGCTTTAGCAGCTGCCGGCAATGTGACTCGGGGCGAGCGAGAGAATCGCGCCTATTTAGGCGCGCATTTAGAGGTGTCCGAGGAAGTTGCTGCGACTCGTCTTAGCGTGATGCTAGACCCACAAACCTCT of Chthonomonas calidirosea T49 contains these proteins:
- a CDS encoding amidohydrolase, coding for MISRAQTVFSGGPILTMEPENPVAEALAIGSDGRILAVGRESEVKILARSTTKQIDLQGKALLPGFFDCHMHILPLGLALMQVDLSPSVAKSTDDIVRLLRKRLEEQPDAPCILGNRYDHNRLTPPAHPTRYDLDKVCTDRPVRIEHTSGHAAVVNSHALKLLNITRETPDPIGGTIVRDANGEPTGVLLETASWQNLDKIIPPPTRAQQLEALKLANRYLVERGITSASDANTLPEEIEAYVQAVHTKVLQVRVNGMIAWADVMRSARNNPPAPHDFHHPDISGHQFHIGQAKLFSDGAITTRTCRLSQPFQDMPDNYGLFLHPPEELEAYILAAHQKGWQIATHAIGDAAIDLVLRCYAKAQRAHPRPRPGHRIEHCMLLNTDLIARLRRQRIWSIGQPEFLSQLGDAYIAALGMERANALSPYATLEAQGVAQAFSSDCPVVPGAPLDGIHAAMERKTPSGLVLNEQERVPVEVALYAYTASPAYATRTDDDRGTLSAGKWADFVILSENPMKVPLSEWERLNVVATFIQGERVYGELS
- a CDS encoding dihydroorotase, with the protein product MRTILAGGRILDPSQNLDRVGDLLIEDGRIVGITPPGETRQADEVIPVDGLLVTPGLIDIHVHLREPGFEYKEDIESGTRAAAAGGFTSVCCMPNTNPAIDSAPVVHYIRERAERCGLARVFPIAAATKGMEGGQLTEMADLKAAGAIAISDDAFPIQSAETMRRVMEYCAMLDLPLLTHNEDKSLTAHGAMNEGYISTVLGIAGMPRVAEDIAVARNILLCEYTGCRLHLLHISSARTVQILRQAKAKGLPVTGEACPHHWALTEEACLGYNTDAKMNPPLRTAQDCEAIKEALADGTIDCIATDHAPHAAHEKETEFEAAPFGIVGLETAFALGYTHLVLSGKLTLNDLIARLTYNPARILSIPHKLGTLQPNAPADVAVFDLDCEWTVDRTKLHSKSKNTPFHGATVKGKPLFTLLNGRKIEVDSHD
- the selD gene encoding selenide, water dikinase SelD, encoding MDQRTRLTHLVRCAGUASKIGADQLAQVLRELPPSVSQALLVGFETADDAGVYRLNETTALVQTVDFFTPIVDDPRWFGAIAAANSLSDVYAMGGEPITALNILCYPVRERPAEELRAILEAGAEKAREAGVVLLGGHSVEDTEPKFGMAVTGLVHPEHIATNAGARPGDVIVLTKPLGTGIITTAAKFDECPTDVLEAACQSMAMLNRGAAAAMRSLGIGADLPVHAATDITGYGLLGHLFQMARASRVGMELESSALPLLPEVEALAAAGNVTRGERENRAYLGAHLEVSEEVAATRLSVMLDPQTSGGLAIVVAPESVDALLEALRDNGVAKPAVIGRCVRDVALRIRVFA
- a CDS encoding aspartate carbamoyltransferase catalytic subunit yields the protein MRHLLTLRETSKQDILHILQTAASFKEILQRPVKKVPTLRGRAMVTLFYENSTRTRTSFEMAAKIMSAEAINIAVAQSSVAKGESLKDTLLTLQSLKADCIVMRHYAAGAPEFAAKLLQIPVVNAGDGRHEHPTQALLDLFTIQHYKGTIEDLTVAIVGDIAHSRVARSNIWGLTKLGAKVRLVGPRTLMPKDVDRLPVSVYYDLSAGLEGADVVNVLRIQTERQDRGLLPGLREYSRLYGISASTLRYAKPDVLVLHPGPMNRGVEISAEVADGKCGLQCAVTEQVTNGIAVRMAVLYLLMGVPQSEES
- the pyrR gene encoding bifunctional pyr operon transcriptional regulator/uracil phosphoribosyltransferase PyrR, with translation MESEHPKTDAQNNLQTVPLMDADDIRRALTRVAHEIVERNRGVENLVLIGILTRGAPLAQRLSRLLQQIEGSSVPVGRLDIGLYRDDYGTNPKGLPAVAPSDIPVDLNEKRVVLVDDVLFTGRTVRAALSAILDLGRPACIQLAVLLDRGHRELPIRPDFVGKNVPTARHEHIAVHLSETDGEDRVLLQRQGV